A section of the Triticum dicoccoides isolate Atlit2015 ecotype Zavitan chromosome 7A, WEW_v2.0, whole genome shotgun sequence genome encodes:
- the LOC119330672 gene encoding E3 ubiquitin-protein ligase RDUF1-like isoform X1 has protein sequence MAGMLPGVECARRRRMWQGGGAGADQAAAGTRRLSFCLYAAGHGAAHAVGTGNSGNKQRSGAMDGWALDSNAREAKERLDQKLKSKSTGPDTVIKRHHSTGSIKLSRANGSGGGGGGGGGSSAAVATGVQREVYSKKGVMRRLMRWSRLRWEAAEQAECAVCLEEFAAGDVLAHLPCGHRFHWGCALPWLEGAAAASHSCPFCRAAVDAGAHAAS, from the exons ATGGCCGGGATGTTGCCCGGGGTGGagtgcgcgcggcggcggcggatgtgGCAGGGCGGGGGCGCCGGGGCGGACCAGGCGGCCGCGGGCACCAGGCGGCTCTCCTTCTGCCTCTACGCGGCCGGGCACGGCGCCGCTCACGCCGTGGGCACCGGAAATTCCGGCAATAAG CAGAGGAGCGGCGCCATGGACGGGTGGGCGCTGGACAGCAATGCCCGGGAGGCCAAGGAGCGGCTGGACCAGAAGCTCAAGAGCAAGAGCACCGGGCCCGACACCGTCATCAAGAG GCATCACAGCACGGGGAGCATAAAGCTGAGCAGAGCAaacggaagcggcggcggcggtggtggcggagggggctcgtcggcggcggtggcgacggGCGTGCAGCGGGAGGTGTACTCGAAGAAGGGCGTGATGCGGCGGCTGATGAGGTGGAGCCGGCTGCGGTGGGAGGCCGCGGAGCAGGCGGAGTGCGCGGTGTGCCTGGAGGAGTTCGCCGCGGGCGACGTCCTGGCGCACCTGCCGTGCGGCCACCGCTTCCACTGGGGCTGCGCGCTGCCCTGGCTcgagggcgccgccgccgcctcgcactCCTGCCCGTTCTGCCGCGCCGCGGTCGACGCCGGCGCGCACGCCGCCTCCTAG
- the LOC119330672 gene encoding E3 ubiquitin-protein ligase TTC3-like isoform X2 — protein MAGMLPGVECARRRRMWQGGGAGADQAAAGTRRLSFCLYAAGHGAAHAVGTGNSGNKRSGAMDGWALDSNAREAKERLDQKLKSKSTGPDTVIKRHHSTGSIKLSRANGSGGGGGGGGGSSAAVATGVQREVYSKKGVMRRLMRWSRLRWEAAEQAECAVCLEEFAAGDVLAHLPCGHRFHWGCALPWLEGAAAASHSCPFCRAAVDAGAHAAS, from the exons ATGGCCGGGATGTTGCCCGGGGTGGagtgcgcgcggcggcggcggatgtgGCAGGGCGGGGGCGCCGGGGCGGACCAGGCGGCCGCGGGCACCAGGCGGCTCTCCTTCTGCCTCTACGCGGCCGGGCACGGCGCCGCTCACGCCGTGGGCACCGGAAATTCCGGCAATAAG AGGAGCGGCGCCATGGACGGGTGGGCGCTGGACAGCAATGCCCGGGAGGCCAAGGAGCGGCTGGACCAGAAGCTCAAGAGCAAGAGCACCGGGCCCGACACCGTCATCAAGAG GCATCACAGCACGGGGAGCATAAAGCTGAGCAGAGCAaacggaagcggcggcggcggtggtggcggagggggctcgtcggcggcggtggcgacggGCGTGCAGCGGGAGGTGTACTCGAAGAAGGGCGTGATGCGGCGGCTGATGAGGTGGAGCCGGCTGCGGTGGGAGGCCGCGGAGCAGGCGGAGTGCGCGGTGTGCCTGGAGGAGTTCGCCGCGGGCGACGTCCTGGCGCACCTGCCGTGCGGCCACCGCTTCCACTGGGGCTGCGCGCTGCCCTGGCTcgagggcgccgccgccgcctcgcactCCTGCCCGTTCTGCCGCGCCGCGGTCGACGCCGGCGCGCACGCCGCCTCCTAG